Proteins encoded in a region of the Vitis riparia cultivar Riparia Gloire de Montpellier isolate 1030 chromosome 7, EGFV_Vit.rip_1.0, whole genome shotgun sequence genome:
- the LOC117917240 gene encoding protein AMEIOTIC 1, which yields MVQWGACRRVFISQHGENNSQLSSNTVEKDGDEEAMVADSHLIKDSQKSKRLCSVPRQEPNAVRSEKLWDSCHRVFINQQGENNQQPPSSIVKEDDDSDRDDETITAEPLVPEERQKRKRTCPIQFQEMDTARYQKQRQSRHCNNNKKNKVKSSINRWSEDRYKLAEESMLEILKAEGAVFGNAITRPALRSAARKRIGDTGLLDHLLKHIDGKVAPGGAERFRRWHNTNGVMEYWLEGADMVDIRREAGVQDPFWVPTTSSEPGDLSHHPIIAQELKLLKAEMAKMKKDVQDLVSKKREEVQPSTTNQRPKLNSSLLQLQETRKELENWKAKTEKQLTEISNSLNSMQEMHEELVEWKAKIEQQLTETSNSLSVVQVSNQCATFSPSASGEWENWFGSNELGNIPVDFPNWLENGDLVDMVPEEIVPDPYKAPPSEEKPSNILVKIEPKTTGQDPCQASPPGKKLPSDNLVDIEREATVQQLYQAPPPVEKPHDARFNIEPKALGLDLYQGSSTWKRPSNNPSVDPSCTRELELLKEELAAVKRDVQDLEPNKPEEDSVDSTPNSSSCTDLDLDNSLLLMQEMQKELVKWKAKIEQQLAGISVTLNGMHSKLVPKVETVE from the exons ATGGTGCAGTGGGGGGCTTGTCGAAGAGTTTTCATCAGTCAGCATGGAGAGAACAACTCTCAACTCTCATCTAACACTGTTGAAAAAGATGGAGATGAAGAAGCCATGGTAGCTGACTCCCATTTGATAAAAGACAGCCAGAAGAGCAAGCGCCTTTGCTCTGTTCCTCGTCAAGAGCCAAATGCAGTAAGATCTGAGAAGCTCTGGGATTCTTGTCACCGGGTTTTCATTAATCAGCAAGGAGAGAACAACCAACAACCTCCATCTAGCATTGTTAAGGAGGATGATGATTCAGACAGAGATGATGAAACAATAACAGCTGAACCCCTTGTGCCAGAGGAAAGGCAGAAGAGAAAGCGTACTTGCCCTATCCAATTTCAAGAAATGGACACAGCAAGATATCAGAAGCAAAGGCAAAGTCGTCATTGcaataacaataaaaagaaCAAGGTCAAGAGTTCCATAAACAGATGGTCTGAAGATAG GTATAAGCTGGCAGAGGAAAGCATGCTAGAGATCTTGAAGGCTGAAGGGGCAGTATTTGGCAATGCGATTACCCGACCAGCACTGAGATCGGCAGCTCGTAAGCGCATTGGCGACACTGGGCTACTAGACCATCTACTTAAGCACATTGATGGCAAGGTAGCACCAGGTGGCGCTGAGCGATTCAGACGGTGGCACAACACAAATGGAGTGATGGAATATTGGTTGGAGGGTGCTGACATGGTTGATATTCGGCGTGAGGCTGGGGTGCAAGATCCTTTCTGGGTCCCCACAACTTCATCTGAGCCGGGTGACCTCTCTCATCATCCCATTATAGCTCAAGAGTTGAAGCTGCTTAAGGCAGAAATGGCCAAAATGAAGAA AGATGTGCAGGATCTGGTATCCAAGAAGAGAGAGGAAGTTCAACCTTCAACCACTAATCAAAGGCCAAAACTCAACAGTTCCTTGCTTCAGCTACAG GAAACACGGAAGGAACTAGAGAATTGGAAAGCTAAGACTGAGAAACAGCTGACAGagatttcaaattctttgaacAGTATGCAG GAAATGCATGAAGAATTGGTGGAATGGAAAGCTAAAATTGAGCAGCAATTGACAGAGACTTCAAATTCGTTGAGTGTTGTGCAGGTATCAAATCAGTGTGCTACCTTCAGTCCCTCAGCTTCGGGGGAATGGGAAAATTGGTTTGGGAGCAATGAGCTGGGCAATATTCCAGTAGATTTTCCTAATTGGTTGGAGAATGGCGACCTAGTTGATATGGTACCAGAGGAGATAGTACCAGATCCTTACAAAGCCCCACCATCTGAGGAGAAGCCTAGTAATATCCTGGTTAAAATTGAACCCAAGACCACTGGACAAGACCCCTGCCAAGCCTCACCACCTGGGAAGAAGCTGCCCAGTGACAACCTAGTTGATATTGAGCGAGAGGCAACAGTGCAACAACTTTACCAAGCCCCACCTCCTGTGGAGAAGCCTCATGATGCCCGATTTAATATTGAGCCAAAGGCACTGGGCCTAGATCTTTACCAAGGCTCATCAACCTGGAAGAGACCTAGTAATAACCCATCTGTTGACCCCTCTTGCACTAGAGAGCTGGAGCTGCTGAAGGAAGAACTGGCTGCAGTCAAGAG AGATGTGCAAGATCTAGAACCCAACAAGCCAGAGGAAGATAGTGTTGATTCGACTCCCAATTCATCTTCTTGTACTGATTTGGACCTTGATAATTCATTGCTGCTGATGCAG GAAATGCAGAAGGAATTGGTAAAATGGAAAGCTAAGATTGAGCAGCAACTGGCAGGGATTTCGGTTACTTTGAATGGTATGCATTCAAAGTTGGTGCCAAAGGTTGAAACCGTAGAATAG